From Streptomyces asiaticus, one genomic window encodes:
- a CDS encoding dTDP-4-dehydrorhamnose 3,5-epimerase family protein: MKVRELAVSGAYEFSPDVHRDERGAFVAHYTESAFSAAVGHPLRLGQNHHSVSRRGTVRGVHYADVPPGQAKMVTCVSGELLDVVVDLRVGSPTFGRWDSVRLDPVSYRAVYLEEGLGHAFIALRDDTVAAYLNSEEYNPGAEHEIDPFDPALGLPWPKDLEYLVSARDRNAPGLAEAERAGLLPSYEVCRALHARRG; this comes from the coding sequence ATGAAGGTGCGCGAGCTGGCGGTGTCCGGCGCCTACGAGTTCAGCCCGGACGTCCACCGGGACGAGCGCGGCGCGTTCGTCGCCCACTACACCGAATCGGCCTTCTCCGCTGCGGTAGGCCATCCGCTGCGCCTGGGCCAGAACCACCACAGCGTCTCCCGGCGAGGCACCGTCCGCGGGGTGCACTACGCGGACGTACCCCCGGGCCAGGCCAAGATGGTGACCTGCGTCAGCGGCGAACTCCTCGATGTGGTGGTGGACTTGCGGGTGGGCTCGCCCACCTTCGGCCGCTGGGACAGTGTGCGTCTCGATCCCGTCTCGTACCGGGCGGTGTATCTGGAGGAGGGCCTCGGCCACGCCTTCATCGCGCTGCGGGACGACACGGTGGCGGCCTACCTCAACTCGGAGGAGTACAACCCGGGCGCCGAACACGAGATCGACCCCTTCGACCCCGCGCTCGGCCTGCCCTGGCCCAAGGACCTGGAATACCTGGTCTCCGCGCGCGACCGGAACGCCCCCGGGCTGGCCGAGGCCGAGCGGGCCGGTCTGCTGCCGTCCTACGAGGTTTGCCGGGCGCTGCACGCCCGGCGCGGCTGA